The proteins below are encoded in one region of Mycobacterium shinjukuense:
- a CDS encoding gamma-glutamyltransferase family protein: protein MPVLAANAVCTSQPLAAQAGLRMITDGGNAVDAAIATAITLTLVEPVSNGIGSDAFAIVWDGKRLHGLNASGRSPAAWTPEYFGGPGVSGVPPLGWNSVTVPGAVSAWAELHARFGRLSFERLFAPAISYGRNGFPVSPTVAEQWAAQVPVFADQPGFAEAFMPGGRAPKPGELFRFPDHAATLEQIAATNGEALYRGELAATLEAHAVANAGAMRVSDLAAHRAEWVGTINTTYRGHTVHEIPPNGQGIVALIALGILDQFDMSSWPVDSADSVHLQIEALKLAFADAQAFVGDIDHMRVAPEHLLDREYLKQRAGLIDRKRARPASAGTPKGDTVYLTAADASGLMVSMIQSNYMGFGSGVVVPGTGIALHNRGSDFTVAPGHPNCVGPAKRPYHTIIPGFVSKDGAPVMSFGVMGGPMQPQGHVQLVVRIADYGQNPQAACDGPRFRWVQGLQVSCEKGFPPSTLDDLHRRGHHLVTVDDYSQFGSCQAIWCLDDGYFAASDPRRDGQAAAF from the coding sequence ATGCCCGTCCTGGCGGCGAACGCTGTCTGCACGTCACAACCACTGGCCGCCCAGGCGGGTCTTCGCATGATCACCGACGGCGGGAACGCGGTCGATGCGGCCATCGCCACGGCCATCACGCTGACGCTGGTGGAGCCGGTGTCCAACGGAATCGGCTCGGATGCCTTCGCCATCGTCTGGGACGGCAAGCGACTGCACGGCCTGAACGCATCGGGCCGTTCGCCGGCGGCGTGGACGCCGGAATACTTCGGCGGCCCAGGCGTTTCCGGCGTTCCGCCGCTCGGCTGGAACTCGGTGACCGTGCCCGGCGCGGTGTCGGCCTGGGCCGAGCTGCATGCCAGGTTTGGCAGGCTTTCGTTCGAACGGCTCTTCGCACCCGCTATCTCCTATGGCCGCAACGGCTTTCCGGTCTCACCGACGGTCGCCGAGCAATGGGCCGCGCAGGTGCCGGTATTCGCCGACCAGCCCGGGTTCGCCGAGGCGTTCATGCCCGGCGGGCGCGCGCCAAAGCCCGGTGAGTTGTTCCGATTTCCCGACCATGCGGCCACCCTCGAACAGATCGCCGCAACCAACGGCGAGGCGCTGTACCGGGGCGAGCTGGCGGCCACACTCGAGGCGCACGCGGTGGCCAACGCCGGCGCCATGCGGGTCAGCGACCTGGCCGCCCACCGGGCGGAGTGGGTCGGCACGATCAACACCACCTACCGGGGTCACACCGTCCACGAGATACCGCCCAACGGCCAGGGCATCGTCGCCCTGATCGCCCTGGGTATCCTCGACCAGTTTGACATGTCCTCGTGGCCAGTCGATTCCGCCGACAGCGTGCATCTGCAGATCGAAGCGCTCAAGCTGGCCTTCGCCGACGCGCAGGCCTTTGTAGGCGACATCGACCACATGCGGGTGGCGCCGGAGCACCTCCTTGACCGGGAGTACCTGAAGCAACGGGCCGGATTGATCGACCGCAAGCGGGCGCGACCCGCATCCGCCGGAACCCCGAAGGGGGACACCGTGTATCTGACCGCCGCGGACGCTTCCGGATTGATGGTGTCGATGATCCAGTCGAACTATATGGGGTTCGGTTCCGGCGTCGTGGTGCCGGGCACCGGAATCGCACTGCATAACCGCGGCTCGGATTTTACTGTGGCGCCGGGTCATCCGAATTGCGTCGGACCTGCCAAACGTCCCTATCACACCATCATTCCGGGCTTCGTGAGCAAAGACGGCGCGCCGGTGATGAGCTTCGGGGTGATGGGCGGCCCGATGCAACCCCAGGGGCACGTGCAGCTGGTCGTACGCATCGCCGACTACGGCCAGAACCCGCAGGCGGCCTGCGACGGCCCCCGATTCCGCTGGGTGCAAGGCCTGCAGGTCAGCTGCGAGAAGGGCTTTCCGCCGTCGACCCTCGACGACCTTCACCGGCGTGGACACCACCTGGTCACCGTGGACGACTACAGCCAGTTCGGCAGCTGCCAGGCGATCTGGTGTCTCGACGACGGGTACTTCGCAGCCAGCGACCCCCGCCGGGATGGTCAGGCCGCAGCTTTCTGA
- a CDS encoding alpha/beta hydrolase, with protein MMAAMPDLSRRAVLGIGAGAAVGAVGAYALDMLLRPRTCHATPAPAIGTNVPLAPARPLDPPPPAQAAPTMVTGSFVSAARGGIATNWAIARPPGQTKPLRPVIALHGKGSDAASVMAGGVEQGLAQAVNAGLPPFAVVAVDGGGSYWHRRASGEDSGAMVLRELIPLLDGEGLDISRVAFLGWSMGGYGALLLGGRLGPARTAAICAVSPALWLSSGAAAPGAFDGADDFAANSVFGMPALASIPIRVDCGDSDPFSAATKQFIAQLPNPPAGGFSPGGHNGAFWSSQLPAELTWMAPLLTT; from the coding sequence ATGATGGCCGCCATGCCAGACCTGAGCCGCCGCGCCGTGCTCGGCATCGGTGCCGGCGCCGCAGTGGGCGCGGTCGGCGCTTATGCCCTGGACATGCTGCTTCGGCCGCGCACCTGCCATGCCACCCCGGCACCGGCGATTGGCACAAACGTTCCATTGGCGCCGGCACGGCCGCTCGATCCGCCCCCGCCCGCTCAGGCGGCGCCGACGATGGTGACCGGCTCGTTCGTGTCGGCGGCGCGCGGGGGGATCGCGACCAACTGGGCGATCGCGCGCCCACCGGGCCAGACCAAGCCACTGCGACCGGTGATCGCGCTGCACGGAAAGGGCAGCGACGCGGCCAGCGTGATGGCCGGCGGCGTCGAACAGGGCCTCGCACAGGCCGTCAACGCCGGGTTGCCGCCGTTCGCGGTGGTCGCCGTCGACGGCGGCGGCAGCTATTGGCACCGGCGGGCCTCCGGCGAGGACAGCGGGGCCATGGTGTTGCGCGAGCTGATCCCCTTGCTCGACGGCGAGGGTCTGGACATCTCGCGGGTGGCGTTTTTGGGCTGGTCGATGGGCGGCTACGGCGCATTGCTGCTGGGTGGCCGGCTCGGACCGGCGCGCACCGCGGCGATCTGTGCGGTGAGCCCGGCGTTGTGGCTGTCCTCCGGAGCGGCCGCGCCGGGCGCATTCGACGGCGCCGACGACTTCGCGGCGAACTCGGTGTTCGGGATGCCCGCGCTGGCGTCCATCCCGATCCGGGTGGACTGCGGCGACAGCGACCCGTTCTCCGCCGCGACCAAACAGTTCATCGCGCAGTTGCCCAACCCGCCCGCGGGTGGCTTCTCGCCCGGCGGGCACAACGGCGCGTTCTGGAGCTCGCAACTGCCCGCCGAGCTGACCTGGATGGCGCCGCTGCTGACCACCTGA
- a CDS encoding TetR/AcrR family transcriptional regulator yields MGVTAAVTPKGERRRYALVSAAAELLGEGGFEAVRHRAVARRAGLPLASTTYYFSSLDDLIARAVDHIGMIEMAQLQARVNALSRRRRGPETTADVLVDLLVGDVSGPGLTEQLISRYERHIAGTRLPALRESMRRNLRQRAEAVAEAIERSGRSVPIELVCTLICAVDGSVVSALVEGRDPRAAALATVVDLIDVLAPVDQRPVRI; encoded by the coding sequence GTGGGCGTGACGGCAGCTGTTACTCCAAAAGGAGAACGTCGGCGGTATGCGTTGGTGAGCGCGGCCGCCGAGCTGCTTGGTGAGGGCGGGTTCGAAGCGGTGCGCCACCGGGCGGTTGCTCGGCGCGCCGGCCTGCCGTTGGCGTCTACCACCTACTACTTTTCGTCGCTCGACGATTTGATCGCCCGCGCGGTCGATCACATCGGGATGATCGAGATGGCGCAGCTACAGGCCCGGGTCAACGCCCTGTCCCGGCGGCGCCGAGGGCCCGAAACCACCGCCGATGTGCTGGTTGACCTGCTCGTGGGGGACGTATCCGGACCCGGGCTGACCGAGCAGCTGATATCGCGTTACGAGCGTCATATCGCCGGTACCCGGCTGCCCGCGTTGCGCGAGAGCATGCGCCGCAACCTGCGCCAGCGCGCCGAAGCGGTCGCCGAAGCCATTGAAAGGTCAGGGCGGTCGGTGCCCATCGAACTGGTGTGCACCCTGATCTGCGCGGTCGATGGTTCGGTGGTCTCCGCGCTGGTCGAAGGCCGTGATCCGCGTGCGGCCGCGCTGGCGACCGTGGTCGACCTCATCGACGTGCTGGCGCCCGTCGACCAGCGCCCGGTGCGGATCTGA